AACCTGTGGTCTTTGGACATTGACATGGTTTATATGTGCAACATTGGCTTCACCGTTTTATATGAACATTGCAATAAAACTTGTAAAATCATtgtattatgaaagtatttttcacaACAAATCGATTGTTACTATTTCCATATGATCAATTCAAGTTTTCACTCAAATCAAGGGTCATAGTTAGAGAAGTTTGGTTCATACATTTACTAACAGAGGTAGTATCTTCTATATGTTTTACCAAAACAATCTAAAATGCTCGTCATTTACCATTTTAATTTATGAACTTAGCAATCATAATGTATCTCTGGATATGCAGTCAACGGACATGAATTTTTTGAACTAGATGGATTATTATTAATAGCCTTTACTATGCTTACGGGAATCAAATATGCGTTGTAACGAAGAGGAATGTGGTTGGGGaagtcctttttttttttttgaaaaaaaggtaGCAGGAGCCCTGCCTTGCATTGAAGTAGGAGAAAGAAAATAGCATGTTTCGACTCAGCGGGCTGCATGACGTCCCTTAGAGAGGGGCAAACAAAATAGCTCTAAGACAGGATACATGCAACCAAATATAGATCCTTCATTTACATGGTTTGAAAAGCTCACTGCCGTTGTTCCATGTCTTCTTTTACGTGTAACGCTACCGTTAGAGGCGTTGAGCTCTTATTTTGGAATATCCGCTGGTTTCATTCTTTCCACAAATTCCACGTGACGtaaatgcataggccattgaatttttgtttttttctcttttgGCACTGTCTTAACAGCAGCTTCCCACCAATCAGCAATGGAGGTGTAACTAGCAACTTGGAAATGTGAAGGTAGAGAGAATTGTTCCCATGCTAGCAATTGCCTCAAAATGTTAGCCTCAAAAGGGCAAAGCAGACATAAATAAAGACCTGTCTCCCCTGTTGACCATGAGATAGTGCACAAGATGTTTGATGTGGCCATCTTCTTTTTGCCAGATTATCAACTGTTAGAAATTTATCTTGGATTAAGGTCCAAATGAAGAGCTTGCATTTATTTTCTGCCTCTGCTTTCCAAATCAAGTTGTTGCGGAAGGTCTTGAAGGACCCAGCGAATTGAATCTGATACGCCAACATATGGTGTATTCTACATTCGAAGCCCATTTCTAGGTGGAGTCCTCCACATCCTGTTGCAGGTGTACATCTTGGAGTTGAATCCACAGGGTGATAAATTGCTCAAGCCTAGTAGCGTCATTTATTCTACCCTGCATCATGCATCGTTATGTAGCTCTTGGCTGACAGATTTGTTCTTACGCTTAACTAAGTTATAGAGATTTGGAGCCAGGGTTCTCCGAGCAACTTCATGCAGCCAACTGCTGTTCTAGAATTTGGCCTTTTTCCCATTCACTATGGTGGATGAGTTGAAAAGTAAGCAGTCTGTGGTGTCACAAGGGGTGTCCATGCGTCGTGGTTTACAGTCGCTGACCCATTGTAGCCAGAGCCATCACAGCCTCAATGCTCATCCAAATTTTTGCAAGTATGGGATGCCTAATCCGCCAAGCTTTTTTGGCCATTTTACTCTTCCCCAGTTGACAAGCAGTGGCCTTCATtggccttttctttttcctttccaAAGGAAGGACCTACGGATCCAGTCTATTTCTTTCTGTGCCCATGCCAGTACAGGGAAGGTAATGAGGAAGTAAGTGGGTGTGGAGGACGAAACAAAACTAGTGTAAGCCTtccagtcttgttgagtaggtgACCTTGCTATCCCTGGCAATCTTTTATTGATCTTTTTGATTAGTGGCTGCACATGCATTCTTTGAAGTTCATGAGTGTGTAGTTGAAGTCCTATATATTTGCATGGAAAATCTTTCTTCTCGCCTTGAAAGGCTGCAGGATGTTGTTGAGGTCAAGGTTTTTACAGTACTTTGTTTGGGAAGTGCTTCCTTCATAAATTTTGGCTTCGTTGTACACGTTAACTGTTGTTACAATTGTGTGGATATGTAATAGGATAAAGTTAACTTTGGCCTGTCGGGCCATGGTTGTATGCATATTTCCCCTCAGATTTCTAGGTTAGTGTAACAGGGTATTGGAGCATCCTTAGTGAAGTATGGATCCTTGTTTCACATGCTGTCATTGGCATTTGAGCTGTGCTACTTGTGTTGTGTCATCATTCTTGGCTCTCATTTGGCCAGATTTGACTTTGTTGTTACCTACCCACGTTGCTTGTTGTGCTTCCTTTTTCTACTCTTTGGGATGTTTGGGCCGAGATCATCAGAATCTTAATTGGTGCCAACTTCTATAGAGATAATGTTTGCAGCTCTGTTTGCAAAGATTTGTGATGTCTTTGGTCAGAGTTCGAAAAACCTCATACGGTCATATGCAATAGCTCAGTCATAGCATTCGAAACACCTTTCACTGTATGGTTGATGCTCTTTCCAAGCTATTACTTATTGGAAACATCCTTGCTCCTTTTGTTAGTTTTCATTGGTGACTCCATCTCCAACAGTTCTGGCTGCTCAGTGTTCTCCTGGCTGATGTTAGACTGCACCTGTCCAATGTTTACACTCAGAACGTAAACGCCAAAAGATCCTGCATGGCTATGTTGTAGGCTTGATCATGAAGATCCCTGCTGCAAGTATTTTTAGCATGGCTAATATGAGAATCTATCAATGTTTACAAGTCGTCtagtcgaacctagtcgccatgggaccAACCAGACGATTAATTGCAATTAGTTGTTGACCAGGCCGATTAGTCGAGCCTTGTTGACCCTAGTCGTCCTATATATTTTAAGATATATACATACTATATATCTATAGTATGTATTTCAACAGCAGTACAACATCCAAGGATGGCGAACTAGCAAGCAAGCAGACTAGCAAAGGAGTTGCACTGTGCGTTTTGGTGGGGACGAGGCTCTTCTGTACGCAAATGGGCTAATTTGGCAGCCCAATGCCCAAATCTAAGCCCAGTTAAACAGGCCCGCAAAAAACACAGCTCCCAGCCTGGTCGTCCCCCTCCTAGtcggacgactaatcgtgattaaGCGACGATTAGTCGGACGACTAGGTTTCTGGTCGAGCTAATCACGTCGGTGTCCCTAGTCGACCTGCAGGGACCGATTGGGACGATTAATCGAGATTAGGAccatttttttttgagggaaaatAGAGTGGAATAATTGCTGGGCTGCATCTGGGATGGCTTAGGCCACTTGGGCTGGCCCAATTTGCATCCTGGCATGCAGCCACCATCAGAGATCAGCATTGCTTTCCAACTGGGGAGCTGATCAGCAATGTGGTCAATAATGGGCCGGACTTGTTCCTTGGTGAGTTTCTTCAAAGAGGGGGCAATCCTAAATATTTGCATGGGAACTCTGTAAGTGCAGAAGGCAGCAGGTTTTGTACAGCTGCTGTTGGGGTAATTGTTGACTACCTCCACCTATGGGACTTATCAGATTTTTATCTGCAACCAGATTTTGAGGATAGACAAATATGGTGGCTCTCTCCAAATGGACAGTATTCGGCCAAGACAGCATACGAGGGCTTATTTCTGGGGTCTACACTTTTTGGGCCATGGGAAAGAGTTTGGAAGACATGGGCACGGCTCAGATGCTGCTTCTTTGTATGGTTGGTTGCTCACCGATGTTGGACAGCGGATCGCCTTGCACGCCTCCCTCATCCTGAGCGTTGCCCTTTGTTTGACCGGGCTGCGGAGACCATTGATCACCTCTTAGTCCTTTGTGTCTTCGCAAGGGAATTCTGGTTCCGTTTCCTTTCACAGATCGGATGCCAAGCCTTTTCCCTGCAGCCCACAGAAACCTCTTTCCATAATTGGTGGGGAAGAGTGAGCAATGCTGCTAGCGGCATGATAAGTCAAGGAATCAACTCTCATAATCCTTGGAGCATGGACTTTATGGACACACCGCAACAGTTGCATTTTTGATGGCGCAGCTCCAAGTATTGCAGGCGCACTTGTTGTAGCTGAAGTTGAATGAAAGTTGTGGTCTTTGGCGGGGGGCTCGAGGTATATCCCTCTTTACTGCCCCCGCTCCAGGAGGTTAGAGTCCTGTTTTGGGTcaaatttagggggtgtttgggactgctccacaaactctgctctacaaactccaccgtggagtagctccacaaaaaactggagtttgtggagtatctctttaggtgctctcacaactccacccTTTTTCCTCGAGCAGAGTACGTGGAGCTGAAACCATTTGGCTAAAAAACGTGGAGCGGAGCTGAAAAACGTGgagcggagcagtcccaaacacccccttagtatcATTCATGGCGCGAATGTAATCACAGAACAGTGGAGTGGGTGTGAGTTTAGGGGTGTGTGGCTTGTGTCGCGTTGTATGGGTTCTTATCCCATTTTATCTTGTTAATATAATGATGTACAACTCTCCTGCGTTTtcgataaaaaaaaaagaaaaaagagttaTCTTATGTTTGATTTGTACTCTAGAACATACAGGATATAAGTATATATTTGGTATATTAGTCCTAATATATAGGACGATTAGGACCGACCAGGGTGGTCAACGACTAATCACGACTATTCACCTGGTTGGTCCCATGGCGACTAGGATGGACTAGACGATGTGATAACATTGTTTCTTATTGTGATCCTTCTACTCAATGTATTGGtgtcttgtgttgtttcatttgttTTAAAGTGTCAGTTGATACATCTACTCACTCATCAATCACTGTCTTCACCATCTTCTGTTGGTTCGCCTTAGATACGAATCCACACGGTTACAGTGTATGGTTGTTTCTCTTTACTTTTCCAATTGTTTCCGTTTAATAGCTTAATCTATCATGATACATTAGGATCAAGCTAACTTTCTGCTAGATTTGGGAGCTCTGTCCTGCTGACTGCATGCAAACATTGTCTTCATTATGGGCTTGAGCTTCTATTGTATGAATGTAGCCTTGGTGCAAAACTACATTACCTTCGAAATCAAGGCACTGGGAATCAGTTAATGACAATGTGGCCTGTGCTTTTCTCACAGTTTGTTAGGATAACTCTTTAAGATGTGGGCTATAGTTTTCTTCTTtatacaaaaaagaaaaagataacgCCTTTTCTTCTTTTGCTTGAACTACTGGGGTGTAATTCTAGTTTGTACTGTGTTGCTGAAGTTAACTGAGAAGTGGTCAAAGTAACTTTAGTAGCATTGTTAATTTGGTAATCATGTGCAgtcctttttttttctcgaactacgTAGGAGATctgcgtgtcatttcattaagatagATGAATACAAGACCTGCTGGATTTAGAAAGAAACCCAGCAAGcagaaacaaacaaacaaacaccaCACACACACCCAAACCGAAAAGGAAGGGGTGGGGGTGGCTCTATACATGACCAGAACTTGAACAATCAAGCCACTCTAGAAAAAAGACAAACTAGATCAGTGACCTTGCGGGTAATTCACCGAGCTTTGATGCTCCAGCCATGCACCATAAACTTCATTCATCTCCTATGGTCTGAATGAGTGCTTGGATACAAGGCAAAGTTCCTTCAAAGACACAAGAGTTCCGGTGCTTCCAAACTTCTCAGGAAACGAGAATGACGAGAGTTCAATCCTTTCTTCATCTCCTTTGGAACTCCCCTAATAGCTCTTCTCCACCAGTTTGAGAAGAGGAAATCTGTTGTAGTGGGAGCTACAGCAGCTAGGTTTAGATGCGACCCCACTTAGCTAAGCGATCAGCAGTCCAATAACCTCATGTGCAGTCCTATATTCCTCTGCTTCAGCATTAGTTTGTTTTAGCATTGATTAGTTATCGTGTTCTATGAAAGCTACAGAAAACAATGGTAGATATCATGGAGGCTGTCCTCCATTGCTATCTTGACTGAAAAGTGTTGGGTATATTGAATTTGAGTCTACATTCGAACAACAAAATTCCAAGTTTGGAATTTTAGCAGTCAAACTCAAAGATGAAAGTTAACCACTGTATGAATGTCAAACCTTTAAATAATTAAATTTATTTATCTTGGGAGAAATGAGTTTGAGTTTTGCAATTACAAATTTGGATGCATCATTGAACATTTAATTTGAATTATCTACTTCTAGTCTATAAATATCCAATTGTTATATACGTTTTTGTGAGTGGCCTAGATATTTTCATATTCATGTTCAGGATACTGGCGTTTTAATAAGAGCCAATTCCCTCGGTGCCACTAGAAATTTTGTGACTTCTCTGTGTGCCATTGAACTTGCTGAATTTCCTTGGCAGCCAttgccaaaaaaaaataaaaataaaaataaaaaatccccTGTATGCCACTTTCGAAGGGCgggtctggtgcaagcggtagagtcttaccgccagtgaccggaaggtcccggggtcgagttgcggtctcctcgcattgcatgggcgagggtaaggcttgtcacTGACACCCCTCCCCAGACCTTGTagagagcaggagctctctgcactgggtacgcccttttttatgCCAATTTCGACATGTTTCATTAGTCTTTTGACACAGAGAGGCACTGAACTAACATTGAAACTACATGAAATGAACTTGCTGAAGAGGCAATACTAGTTTGTTAAAGAATTTCCTTGAGGTTTGCGAAGGTCTTCTTTAAACATTGCCCCAATTCTCGTGCTCATCTGTCTGACAACCTTTCCCTCTCAAGCAGTCTTGCAGAAAGGAAGTGTTCTATTTCCATCCAGTGGGAATCTCTCTTACCACTGAAATAGAGAATTTTCTTCCCAGATTAGAAAATCCTAGCAATGGATAATCTGATCCTGATTGTTTTGAAATAATAAGCTCTACTGCACcttgaggtcacaagggacatacaaggggacatcccttagtgtatgcttttcgcggacgatgtagtgctagttaatGAAAgtcggacatgagtgaatcagaaactggagttatggcgggagactttggagtccaaaggttttagactcagtagaactaaaactgagtatatgagatgtgactttggcactactacccgggaggaggaagatattagtttggaaggtcaagtagttcctaggaaggatacctttcgatatttaggatcaatgctacagagagacggggatattgatgaagatgttagccatagaatcaaagcagggtggatgaagtggcggcaagcatctggtgtcctatgtgacaaaagggtaccacagaagctaaaaggcaagttttataggacggcgattagatctgctatgttgtatggtgcagaatgttggcctacgaaaagacgacatgttcaacagataagtgtcgcggaaatgcgtatgttgtgttggatttgcggtcatacaagaagggattgagttcggaacgatgatatacgtgatagattaggggtagcaccaattgaagaaaagcttgtccaacaccggtggagatggtttagacatgtccaacggagacctccagaggcaccggtgcgtagtggaatcctaagccaggatagttacgtgaagagaggcagaggaagaccgaagttgacttgggtagaggcaataaaaggagacttgaaatgatggaatatactcaaagacttagccttagataggagtgcttggaagacaactattcacgtgcctgaaccttgattgcttctgctgggtttcaactttaacctacctcaacttgtttgggacttaaaggctttgttgttgtaagCTCTACTGCACTTAAATTATCACTGGTAACAGGGTGGGGAAACTCATTGAGGAATTCAATTATATGTCCCTGAGCTTTGAAACTAATGCTTTCATACATGTGTTGATCTTTTCTGTTAAATTTTGGTTATACGTGATGCTTTGTGTGTGCATCAGATGCTGATGCAAATCATAATGTAAAATCCTTCTGGTGTACCTTAGCTTTCATCATGTGAATGATAAGATAGAAAATGTTTGTTGTTTTATTCAGCTGGAATATTTTCCTTGCAGTTAAAGCATTCTAGGCGTTCTACTATTGTATGGTCTAAAGCAATTTGATGGATTCTCTTAACATTCACAGTCAGCTAGAATGTAATCGCTTTTTGTGAAATTGTTGCAGGAAGCGGCTTTTTGTCATGATTAATAACCTCCCTACCATATATGAAGTTGTCACGGGAACTGCCAAGAAGCAAACCAAGGAGAAAACTCCCAAAAGCAGCAGCAAGAGCAATAAATCTGGCTCAAAAGTATGATCGACTGCATTCTTCTTTTAACTATTTTTTTGCCATAAATAACCTCCTAAATTCGTTCCATTATTCTTTTGTCACTAAACACATATACAGCCACCACGCCAGCCAGATCCCAACTCAAGGGGTTCCAAGATGCCACCTCCAAAGGATGAGGATGACAGCGGAggtgaggaagaggaagaggaagatcaTGAAAATACATTGTGTGGTTCTTGTGGTGACAACTACGGACAGGATGAGTTCTGGATATGCTGTGATGCCTGTGAGACTTGGTTCCATGGCAAGTGTGTCAAGATCACTCCTGCCAAGGCCGAGCACATCAAGCACTACAAGTGTCCGAACTGCAGCGGTAGTAGCAAGAGAGCGCGGGCATGATCCTGCTCGATATATCCATCTTGCCTGAAGAACCAAGAATTTGACTCTGTAAAACACCCACATGGGACCGAATGCCCGATGGTTATGCATTCAGTTGTTGCTTTCAGTGTAGGACCAGATGTAGGGTCTTGATGTGCTGTTTGTTGTATGTCAAAGACGTTTTAGATCTATTGTTAGTAACTAGCAACTAACTGTAGTAGCCTGTATTTGTTCAAGCTTCTCCAGTGCGCCTGTACTGGACTCAGAAACTATTTTAGATCTAAGTTGTGCATTATGTATCACCGTGTACTCATGTTAGTTTGTTAAAAAGTTGTGTTGGCATGCTCTGTGTGCATACTCATGAAACTCTACATCTCGATTAACCCCCAAGTTAATTGACTTCAAGTGTATTTTGCTTGCACTTGCCGCCTGATGGTTTGTGTCTGCCCAGTTACAGTTTCCCAAGTGTATGCCTTATTCTGTGTAGATTTTGAGATTTATTGCTGCGTCATCTTTCCATCCAGCAGCATGGATATCGTTGCATACTTTCTGAGGCAGCTTATGGATGGTGTATGTAAACCACAATCTAGTGGGGTTTTACTTTGGCAGTGCTGCAGCTTGTCAATGGAACATAGCATACAGATTGGCAGGAGAGAGGACTGCATCGGATCGGATGCCCTGTGTAGTTTACAAGCATATCTGCATCGATCACGGTCTGCTTTCCCCGGCTCTGCTTTTTGGTTTTCTGCTGTGTTCATGTCCCTGTCCAGTTTGCAGCCTATCAAGCTTTATCGTCCACTCTGCCAACCTCGCCTTTTTGACTTGTCCATGTTTATCCCGATTCTTTTTCGTGGTCTGTTTCGGCGCCTTCATTTCATTTTCCACCCTCCCCAGGCGTTCCAAAATCCA
This sequence is a window from Miscanthus floridulus cultivar M001 chromosome 10, ASM1932011v1, whole genome shotgun sequence. Protein-coding genes within it:
- the LOC136486722 gene encoding PHD finger protein ALFIN-LIKE 8-like yields the protein MDGGGTHRTPEDVFRDFRARRSGMIKALTTDVEKFYQQCDPEKENLCLYGLPNETWEVNLPAEEVPPELPEPALGINFARDGMDEKDWLSLVAVHSDAWLLAVAFYFGARFGFDKDSRKRLFVMINNLPTIYEVVTGTAKKQTKEKTPKSSSKSNKSGSKPPRQPDPNSRGSKMPPPKDEDDSGGEEEEEEDHENTLCGSCGDNYGQDEFWICCDACETWFHGKCVKITPAKAEHIKHYKCPNCSGSSKRARA